The Magnetococcales bacterium genome segment TATCCAAAAATTTGATCAACGCATGGTGGTTCTGAAATCCATGAAATTTTGTCCCATTTGTGCGCAGGCATTGACGATCAGGGAGATTGACGGCAAGAGCCGTGCTGCCTGTCCGACCTCGGGTTGCGGCTTTGTTTTCTGGGACAATCCGGTACCGGTGGTGGCCGGAATTGTCGAGATCGGGACGGGTGTTGTTCTGGCCCACAACAAGGCTTGGCCCTCGGGCAAATATTCCGTGATTACCGGATTTTTGGAACGTGGCGAAACCCCCGAGGCCGGGATTGTCCGGGAGACACGGGAGGAGTTGGGATTGCACGCCACGGCCACGGCCCTGGTCGGTCTCTATCCCTATGCCAGGGCCAACCAGATTATCATGGCCTACCATTTGACTGCCGAGGGTGAGATTGTATTGGGGGAAGAGTTGGATGATTATCGCATCATTCCCAAAAACCGACTCAAAGGGTGGGATTTTGGGACCGGATTGGCGGTGACGGATTGGTTGAATGGAGTGATCAGCGCTTCTGCTTCGCAACCGACTGGAAAAGATGGATAGTTTTGGACAGTTCCCGGATTGTTTGGCCGGATTGGCACAAACGATGCCCAAGACCCACAAACCCGAGTGCATGAAAGTGGAGACCCGTACAGCATGTTTTCCCTCAAAGACAACAGCAGACTCTCCATAGAAGAGTTTCTCGCCGATCCGACGACCCCCATCCTGATCGACGTGCGCGGCAGCACGGATGCCGATCCCACCATCCCGGGTTCCATCCGGGTCTACGTGCTGGACATTGACGAACACACGAGCGCTTTTGAAAAGCGGTTCGAGTCGCAACTGGCCCGGCGGCCCATGCTGCTCTATTGCAGCAAGGGGGAAAGCAGTGGCTATCTGCAAAAAAAATTTTCCAAAAAATATCGGGTTTTGAGTCTGCAAGGGGGGATGGTCGCCTATCTGACCACCATTTCCCGCCTGCTCCATGATCACCCCTATGGCGACTCGAAAAAAAAGGGGGATACCATGGTCAAACTTCTGAAAACCCTGACCAATCGCGAAACTGATCCGGCCACGTTCCGCAAAATCGTGAATCGCCTGCTCAGTTGCACCCCCAATCCAAAATTCAAGAAACTGGTGCGTTAACCTCTCTTGAACCGGCAGGTGCAGGTCAACTCTTGGGGGTCCTTATGACTCATCCCGAATCCTGGAGCCAGACAACCGAATACGACTCGCCCTGGAAAGAGCTTGGTGGCCTGACACTGTTCCGTAGTGGCAACACTTTGTGATATAAGGGCTTTTCC includes the following:
- a CDS encoding NUDIX domain-containing protein, encoding MKFCPICAQALTIREIDGKSRAACPTSGCGFVFWDNPVPVVAGIVEIGTGVVLAHNKAWPSGKYSVITGFLERGETPEAGIVRETREELGLHATATALVGLYPYARANQIIMAYHLTAEGEIVLGEELDDYRIIPKNRLKGWDFGTGLAVTDWLNGVISASASQPTGKDG